The nucleotide sequence GAGTTCGCAAGCTGATTCCAGTCGGTGGACTTATCCATGACATCGGTTAGAGGAGTCTCTATTTAGGGTTTTCTGAGAGAACCCTAGGGTTTTTCATAGGGAATCTTCTGGCGGAGTTAAGTGTGAGCAATATTTCCAGGGGATGAGAATTCCCCATAGAAATTTTTAGTAGTAGGTCATAAAAGCTAGACCCTGGCTTTGCGTGTTGACCTTATGTAGGGGATATTAAACTCCTGTGCGCTCCTTCTCCTAATTCTTGTGGCTGGCTCCTATGTTTTATAATGATATGCCTTTAATCATCCCGCTTTTGGCAACGGGCTATGTTTTAATGATTTATTTACTCTTAGCCCTCGCTAAGTATACAACAAATATCTCTCGATTGAGATCTTAAAAATCTATCTTAAATCAGTTTTCCCAAATTACTGGATCAAGTAATCAAGAATTCTGAAATGATGCAATGGAAATGGAAAATGAAAAACAGACCCACCCAGTTTGAGACAAGCTGAGTGGGTATTGTTGTTAAATATCAGGTTAATGATGGGGTAATACCATCACTGACCGCCATAGGGGCAGTATTGACAGGTTCCATCGTGGGTAACGTAGTCGCTTCTACCAGGGGAGTAAACCCTAACCACTGAACCGAAATAGAAGCAAACTGTTGAGGACAACCACTCACACAAAACCGAGTGGGTTTGGGAGAGTAGGTATTCCGCAGTCCTAACAGTTCTAATTCTTTAGCCGCAGCTTTCACTAAAGACACCGCCGGGTCAACAAGTTGAACGTGGGCCGGAAGGATAGAACGCAAGACAGGAGCTAAATGGGGATAATGAGTACAACCATAGATCAGGGTATCAATTTGCTGCTGAATTAAGGGGGTTAAATAGTCCCGTGCCACTTGATAGGTATAGGGATCATGAATCCGGTTTTGTTCAATTAAGGGAACAAACTCTGGACAGCCCACTTGCCAAACTTGAACAGAAGAATCTGTTTCCTGAATGGCGTGACGATAGGCATTACTGGCGGCTGTTGCGGGGGTAGCAATTACCCCGATGCGCTTTCCGTGTCGCACGGCGGCTTGAGCACCGGGAAGAATTAATCCGAGGATGGGGATATCAAATTCATCTTGAACCGTTTCTAAGGCCAGGGCGGAACTGGTGTTACAAGCCATGAGAATCATTTTGGCATCCTGCTGCATCGCCCAAAGAATAATGGGACGGACAAACTGCACAATTTCCTCTCGTGAGCGGGTTCCATAGGGTAACCGCGCCGTATCTCCAAAATAAAGAACGGATTCATTGGGGAGTTGGCGGTAGAGTTCCCTTAAAACCGTTAATCCTCCGACACCACTATCAAATATTGCGATTCTTTTTTGTCGATTGTCCGTTGTCATGAGTTAAAAATCAGTCTTTGATTGTCTGTTATCGATGGTTAATAGGTCTGTTGTCAAGTCTGTTGGCTGTTAAACCAAAGCAATACCCAATAGGGAATAAATTATTTCTTCCCCATCTCCCCTCATCCCCTTGTCCCCTTGTCCCCTTGTCCCCTTTTCTTCCTCGTCTGTGTGAATGCCGGAAATCGGATTTCTAAGTTTTTCCCAGAAAAGGTTGCAACTTGAAGTCATTATGAGTATGATATAGAAAGACAAGGAAAAGGAGGAGTAACTGAATGCAGGTTAAAGAGATTCCTCTCAAGCAGATTCGTCGTCCTCTGCCTCGTGG is from Planktothrix sp. FACHB-1365 and encodes:
- the murI gene encoding glutamate racemase codes for the protein MTTDNRQKRIAIFDSGVGGLTVLRELYRQLPNESVLYFGDTARLPYGTRSREEIVQFVRPIILWAMQQDAKMILMACNTSSALALETVQDEFDIPILGLILPGAQAAVRHGKRIGVIATPATAASNAYRHAIQETDSSVQVWQVGCPEFVPLIEQNRIHDPYTYQVARDYLTPLIQQQIDTLIYGCTHYPHLAPVLRSILPAHVQLVDPAVSLVKAAAKELELLGLRNTYSPKPTRFCVSGCPQQFASISVQWLGFTPLVEATTLPTMEPVNTAPMAVSDGITPSLT